In Helianthus annuus cultivar XRQ/B chromosome 9, HanXRQr2.0-SUNRISE, whole genome shotgun sequence, the following are encoded in one genomic region:
- the LOC110877662 gene encoding proteasome assembly chaperone 4: MDFDPHASTIESSSADDIVHDVQNLGIKEEASTNITCFSDVFNDIPIHFQIICFPKQIYAWIGCQTARFGCLYAAASTRPNNIVSVTSLLGGTSDNTGAGIARRIVLKTGVPVTLACNIPKDSPMLEAHVEKKLIQKLIILGYTKSKSQAVIS, translated from the exons ATGGATTTTGACCCGCATGCATCAACCATAGAATCAAGTTCCGCTGATGATATTGTTCATGACGTTCAGAATTTGGGGATTAAAGAAGAAGCTAGTACTAACATCACATGTTTCTCTGACGTCTTTAACGACATTCCCATCCATTTCCAAATCATTTGTTTCCCAAAACAG ATATATGCATGGATCGGTTGTCAAACTGCTAGATTTGGATGCTTGTATGCTGCTGCATCCACAAGACCG aaTAACATAGTCAGCGTAACTTCCTTGCTTGGTGGAACTTCTGATAATACGGGGGCTGGTATTGCTCGTCGAATAG TTCTGAAGACCGGTGTTCCAGTAACGTTAGCGTGTAATATTCCAAAAGATAGCCCCATGCTTGAg GCACATGTTGAAAAGAAGCTGATACAAAAGCTAATCATTCTTGGGTACACAAAGTCAAAATCTCAAGCAGTTATTTCATAG